One window from the genome of Dyadobacter sp. CECT 9275 encodes:
- a CDS encoding GNAT family N-acetyltransferase, producing the protein MAPSLHYVTLTGAAIEQVFDDLAHLRISVFRDYPYLYEGDVSYEKNYLKTYARSERSLLFAVYDGNKMVGATTCIPLADETGEIQMPFQNAGLDLDSIFYFGESILLPHFRGIGLGHRFFDEREKHAASFQTYKLTCFCAVDRGNVHPAKPANYRANDTFWLKRGYRKDNTLQSQMEWPDLGEDHPTPKTMIFWTRPLIN; encoded by the coding sequence ATTGAGCAGGTATTTGACGACCTCGCACACCTGAGGATAAGTGTTTTCAGGGATTATCCTTATTTGTATGAAGGGGATGTTTCCTACGAAAAGAACTACCTGAAGACCTATGCGCGGTCCGAGCGCTCGTTGCTCTTTGCGGTTTATGATGGCAACAAAATGGTTGGCGCCACCACTTGTATACCGCTCGCAGATGAAACGGGGGAAATACAAATGCCCTTTCAGAATGCGGGCTTGGACCTGGATTCCATTTTTTATTTCGGAGAAAGTATATTGCTTCCTCACTTCAGGGGAATAGGACTGGGGCATCGTTTTTTTGACGAACGGGAGAAACACGCTGCAAGCTTTCAGACGTACAAATTAACCTGCTTCTGTGCGGTTGACCGAGGCAATGTCCATCCTGCAAAACCAGCAAATTATCGTGCAAACGACACTTTTTGGCTAAAACGCGGGTATCGGAAAGATAACACACTGCAAAGCCAAATGGAATGGCCGGACCTTGGGGAGGATCACCCCACACCCAAAACGATGATTTTCTGGACCAGGCCACTCATTAACTGA
- a CDS encoding carbon-nitrogen hydrolase family protein, with product MTLTVASAQYPITEHSNFTSWQQHTENWVKKAVEDNASLLLFPEYGAMELVSLFPEDVREDIRRQVQALENLREDFCRTYEALAVKYKCIIIAPSFPVADHGGYVNRAFVFSPTGQAGYQDKFFMTRFENEDWGIQSGEKVLTLFDTDWGAFGIQICYDTEFSLGAQLLCAAGATFILAPSCTETIRGATRVHIGARARALENQAYTVVSQTVGNAPWSPAVDINYGYAAFYATPDKDLPEEGILASMSPQQEGWLVHTLDFTKIENVRSDGQVFNFADTQKTTIGFRDHEITIRRFSLRG from the coding sequence ATGACCCTTACCGTTGCCTCCGCCCAATATCCGATTACAGAGCACAGCAATTTCACCTCCTGGCAGCAGCATACCGAAAACTGGGTAAAAAAGGCTGTCGAAGACAACGCTTCCCTGTTGCTGTTTCCGGAATATGGCGCCATGGAACTGGTGAGTCTCTTCCCTGAAGATGTCCGGGAAGACATACGACGCCAGGTGCAGGCACTGGAAAATCTGAGGGAGGATTTTTGCAGAACCTACGAAGCACTGGCTGTAAAGTATAAATGTATCATCATTGCGCCCAGTTTTCCGGTGGCAGATCATGGCGGGTACGTAAACCGGGCATTTGTTTTTTCACCAACTGGCCAGGCCGGTTATCAGGACAAGTTCTTTATGACCAGATTTGAGAACGAAGACTGGGGCATACAGAGCGGTGAAAAGGTACTGACCCTTTTTGATACAGATTGGGGAGCCTTTGGAATTCAGATTTGTTACGATACTGAATTCAGCCTGGGGGCTCAGCTACTCTGCGCCGCGGGAGCAACATTCATACTCGCCCCAAGCTGTACCGAAACCATCCGAGGAGCAACGCGTGTACACATAGGAGCTCGTGCCCGAGCACTGGAAAACCAGGCCTATACCGTCGTTTCGCAAACCGTTGGAAACGCCCCCTGGTCTCCTGCCGTGGATATTAATTATGGTTATGCGGCGTTTTACGCAACACCCGACAAGGATCTGCCGGAAGAAGGTATTTTGGCCAGTATGAGCCCCCAGCAAGAAGGCTGGCTGGTACATACCCTGGACTTTACAAAAATCGAAAATGTGCGGTCAGACGGCCAGGTATTTAACTTTGCTGATACACAGAAAACCACCATTGGTTTTCGGGATCACGAAATAACCATCCGACGATTTTCCCTGCGGGGATGA
- a CDS encoding response regulator transcription factor yields MTTIVLIGKHPIVHIGLRYILKDRFTEALILEAGNIVTFRHSYPGARPDLVILSICKDQALPLLSIVAKIKKREPACHIILFEEEPDPENVHSYLKTGVEGYLSKQNSVAELRECIDEVSEGRYYVCKELRETLWNDGMDKKHAAGTEVLSLTSKEHEIVKYLCQGMKTSWIAQKLGKKSSTISTYKFRIFQKLAIDNVLQLRDAIERVEVRKKK; encoded by the coding sequence ATGACCACGATTGTATTAATCGGCAAACATCCCATCGTACACATTGGTTTACGGTATATACTTAAGGATCGATTTACGGAAGCATTAATTCTGGAAGCGGGTAATATCGTAACATTTCGTCATTCCTATCCGGGAGCCCGTCCTGATCTTGTCATTCTAAGTATCTGTAAGGATCAGGCTTTGCCGTTATTGAGTATTGTTGCAAAAATTAAGAAAAGGGAGCCTGCTTGTCATATTATTTTGTTTGAAGAAGAGCCGGATCCGGAAAACGTACACAGTTATCTAAAAACCGGGGTCGAGGGCTATTTGTCTAAGCAAAACAGCGTGGCTGAGCTGAGGGAGTGCATTGACGAGGTTTCCGAAGGAAGGTATTACGTTTGTAAGGAATTACGCGAAACCCTTTGGAATGATGGTATGGACAAAAAGCACGCGGCAGGTACCGAGGTATTGTCATTAACCTCTAAAGAGCACGAGATTGTGAAATATCTGTGTCAGGGGATGAAAACTTCCTGGATTGCTCAAAAGCTGGGTAAAAAATCCTCGACTATCAGCACTTATAAGTTCAGGATCTTTCAGAAATTGGCTATTGACAATGTTCTTCAGCTTAGGGACGCGATCGAACGGGTGGAGGTCCGGAAAAAGAAGTAA
- a CDS encoding T9SS type A sorting domain-containing protein, producing MKKFSCLAVFLCLFVCMQAMAQTYPVLPAPDHDADHDAIITGTISVNGSTQKVAAVVARLYREISGTPNTYVLVSSAISNSIGEFSLTGQVGETYRIEYEFPTDGFTAATGNPSSSFVATATTTAPGSGLELTKVSNTITNCGVSDPKATPWIAAGDQQSIVVDKAVATAGLEPLSVKLFTSSAVSHPKIDIGAITETTIETLDIGATVYILDPFSAGTLSTLVTYQQFISTDFGATTITVPASGTLEYWDISSGKTNSQNVPSFDPNYTGTGTITFKAAAQGKTTSTTSGGNITTTLTTNATAGVCLVYTYASNPLPVTLVSFNAKAEGNVNHLDWSTTSETNSDHFDVQRSRDGKSWSSIGKVTSQGESNELIPYTFSDRTPLSGRNYYRLKMIDRDGTFAFSRIINVKSEILQASAYVYPNPVANELFVQSDAGNDIARVQVRNLGGQVVKESVKSSESMNVSRLAPGIYTVRIIHTDGSSVNQKVLIGH from the coding sequence ATGAAGAAATTTTCCTGTTTAGCGGTTTTCTTATGCCTGTTTGTCTGCATGCAGGCAATGGCTCAAACCTACCCGGTTTTGCCGGCCCCGGATCATGATGCAGACCACGACGCTATCATAACCGGTACTATATCAGTGAACGGAAGTACGCAAAAAGTAGCTGCAGTAGTGGCCCGTCTATATCGTGAAATTTCAGGTACTCCTAATACTTACGTTTTGGTTTCCAGTGCAATCAGTAACTCTATTGGTGAATTTTCATTGACCGGGCAGGTTGGAGAAACCTACAGAATTGAGTATGAATTTCCAACGGATGGTTTTACCGCAGCCACAGGAAATCCGTCTTCCTCGTTTGTAGCAACTGCTACGACTACTGCTCCCGGAAGTGGTCTTGAGTTAACAAAGGTTAGTAATACCATAACCAATTGCGGTGTGTCCGACCCCAAGGCAACGCCCTGGATAGCCGCGGGAGATCAGCAATCGATTGTGGTAGATAAGGCAGTTGCCACTGCCGGATTGGAGCCACTTTCTGTTAAACTGTTTACATCATCAGCGGTTTCACATCCTAAAATTGACATTGGGGCAATCACGGAAACCACTATTGAAACATTGGACATTGGTGCTACGGTTTACATTCTGGATCCGTTTTCCGCTGGGACTTTGTCAACACTTGTGACTTATCAACAGTTTATTAGCACCGACTTCGGAGCAACTACTATAACGGTTCCTGCCAGTGGAACTCTGGAGTACTGGGATATCTCGTCGGGCAAAACAAATTCACAAAACGTTCCAAGTTTTGACCCTAACTATACAGGAACTGGGACAATTACGTTTAAAGCTGCTGCTCAGGGGAAAACAACCAGCACTACCTCTGGCGGAAATATCACAACTACGCTGACTACGAATGCAACTGCCGGAGTTTGTCTGGTATACACCTATGCCTCAAATCCTCTTCCGGTAACCCTGGTATCATTCAATGCAAAAGCGGAAGGTAATGTTAACCATCTGGACTGGAGCACAACCAGCGAAACCAACAGTGACCATTTCGATGTACAAAGAAGTCGCGATGGAAAAAGCTGGTCGTCCATCGGAAAGGTAACGTCTCAAGGCGAAAGCAACGAGCTTATCCCTTATACGTTTAGCGATCGGACTCCACTTAGCGGGCGCAATTACTATCGTCTTAAAATGATCGACCGTGACGGAACCTTTGCTTTCAGCAGGATCATTAACGTGAAGTCGGAAATTCTTCAGGCTTCGGCTTACGTTTATCCTAATCCGGTTGCTAACGAGTTATTTGTGCAGTCCGACGCCGGTAATGATATAGCCAGAGTTCAGGTACGTAATCTTGGAGGCCAGGTGGTGAAGGAATCTGTTAAAAGTTCGGAGTCAATGAATGTCAGCAGATTAGCTCCAGGCATTTACACGGTACGCATTATACACACAGATGGCTCATCAGTTAACCAGAAAGTGTTAATCGGGCATTAA